Proteins encoded by one window of Vibrio panuliri:
- a CDS encoding GGDEF domain-containing protein, whose product MEADDIVTRTLFNAVSEHFELPIEYVYYPSFNDILTAIETGESDFAANVTFTEARQERFDFSSPTNIEYTYLYSSNGATLSSITTVGVPHGTIYGDLIVKNYPELKLIEYSGHLEARQLLEQGKVEGVVDAINQLKPMLLAGFDAKLLNHQISIKPVSLIATKGLHSEQLRQFEQYIHTAKVQKALRESVEDYQFELRQSALREMVTRAGIDRNQPLRVKIEHTGQYATYHDNGSVTGVTPEVIFSACQILLLDCQLVSHSNETWESMYDDFLSQRIDVLSPIAISEPRKSIAHFSLPYYTSTGVVIKREGYKDNVYSSVSEMIVEKIGVVRDDIYHEVLEEMLPQKRLYTYNNDSERLKALLSREIDYLVTTRSSFNKILRESENVLPIVEDKLIGEFYSNDIAIGFPKTALGSSLAPLFSQAITMLDLERIVNNHYILPDWRATLQSEQKLARLSLSIIILVLFASLLLSFYLNHQSNTDNLTKLNNRRALKRRYSKGVPPEATVIYLDVNKFKPINDTYGHEIGDQVLKKLARNIIRYWTGRSYRIGGDEFILVGVVNGVELGHALLHLQKIKFSSRTNDITLDVSVAFGVSKPRGELMSLEDVMHEADLSMYSNKRKANHVETKLLKSQLQTRLDESLVS is encoded by the coding sequence ATGGAAGCGGACGATATTGTTACGCGTACTTTATTTAATGCAGTTTCTGAGCATTTTGAACTGCCGATAGAGTACGTCTATTACCCAAGTTTCAACGATATCCTTACTGCTATCGAAACGGGAGAGAGTGACTTCGCGGCGAATGTTACCTTTACCGAAGCTCGTCAAGAGCGATTCGACTTCTCAAGCCCCACCAATATCGAATACACCTACCTTTACAGCAGCAATGGCGCCACGCTAAGCAGCATTACAACGGTTGGAGTGCCTCACGGTACCATCTACGGGGATTTGATCGTCAAGAATTATCCTGAGCTTAAGTTGATAGAGTACAGTGGGCACCTTGAAGCCCGACAGTTACTTGAGCAGGGGAAAGTGGAAGGTGTGGTGGATGCGATAAATCAGCTTAAACCTATGCTGCTGGCAGGGTTTGATGCGAAGTTGCTCAATCACCAAATATCGATCAAGCCTGTGTCTCTAATCGCAACGAAAGGACTGCACTCAGAGCAATTGCGCCAGTTCGAACAGTATATTCACACCGCGAAAGTGCAGAAAGCGTTGCGAGAATCTGTTGAGGATTACCAGTTCGAGTTGCGTCAATCGGCGTTGCGGGAGATGGTGACTCGCGCTGGTATTGATAGAAATCAGCCGTTAAGAGTCAAGATAGAGCATACGGGGCAGTATGCTACCTATCACGATAATGGCAGCGTGACTGGGGTCACTCCCGAAGTGATATTCTCTGCCTGTCAAATCTTGCTACTTGATTGCCAGTTGGTGAGCCACAGCAATGAGACTTGGGAATCAATGTACGATGACTTTTTATCACAGCGCATCGACGTGTTGTCTCCCATCGCTATTTCTGAACCCCGTAAAAGCATTGCCCATTTTAGCCTGCCTTATTACACCTCTACTGGAGTAGTCATCAAGCGAGAGGGGTACAAAGACAACGTCTACAGCAGTGTCTCTGAGATGATTGTCGAGAAAATAGGCGTGGTGAGGGATGATATTTACCACGAGGTATTAGAGGAAATGTTGCCGCAGAAAAGACTCTATACCTACAACAACGACAGCGAGCGACTAAAAGCCTTGCTCAGTAGGGAAATCGACTATTTGGTCACCACGCGCTCCAGCTTTAACAAGATCTTAAGAGAATCAGAGAATGTGCTGCCAATTGTGGAGGATAAACTTATTGGCGAGTTTTACTCTAACGATATTGCGATAGGGTTCCCTAAAACAGCACTGGGCTCATCGTTGGCGCCGTTGTTTTCGCAAGCGATTACCATGCTTGACCTTGAACGTATTGTGAACAATCACTATATATTGCCTGACTGGAGGGCGACGTTGCAAAGCGAGCAAAAATTGGCTCGACTCAGCTTATCGATCATTATTTTGGTTTTGTTTGCCTCACTGCTACTTAGTTTTTATCTCAACCACCAATCCAACACTGACAACTTAACCAAGTTAAATAACCGTAGAGCGCTTAAACGCCGTTATAGCAAAGGTGTACCGCCGGAAGCGACAGTGATTTACCTCGACGTAAACAAGTTTAAGCCAATCAATGATACTTATGGTCACGAGATTGGTGATCAAGTCTTAAAGAAATTAGCGAGAAACATTATTCGTTACTGGACAGGGCGCAGTTACCGCATTGGTGGCGATGAGTTTATTCTGGTTGGCGTGGTGAATGGTGTTGAGCTGGGGCATGCTTTACTGCACTTGCAAAAAATCAAGTTTTCCTCGCGAACAAACGACATCACACTCGATGTTTCGGTGGCCTTCGGTGTCTCTAAACCTCGCGGCGAACTCATGTCACTTGAAGATGTGATGCATGAAGCGGACTTGTCGATGTATTCAAACAAACGCAAAGCCAATCATGTAGAGACGAAGTTACTTAAGTCTCAACTTCAAACCAGATTAGATGAGTCTTTGGTGTCATGA
- a CDS encoding VP0952 family biofilm-associated protein, which translates to MLVSTIQFFIAALLSIVCARVLGVSEGDIPLVAVLVPALWLIQKRSFASAVFFVSVLVYGLTLPHQPITLSVSVWILFPLLMVISSKRSNLVAVAISALIVLTLQVGIMSTQTSGKLEGSAVMTGFQTLAVIFIWWSASHWKPAKEHRWWVLVLLLPLWVAQFTYGILFALSAIGIMSSLESLLRNKSFKWGKLMCWTLPTVGFAALVISPQVEVPNPVFVVWLCLLGTAWITDYVLQTAEYNEEI; encoded by the coding sequence ATGTTGGTTTCTACCATACAGTTTTTCATAGCAGCACTACTATCTATAGTGTGTGCGCGAGTACTTGGAGTGAGTGAAGGAGACATTCCTTTAGTCGCTGTGCTGGTGCCTGCGCTGTGGCTCATCCAGAAACGCAGCTTTGCTTCTGCGGTCTTTTTTGTCTCCGTTTTGGTTTATGGTTTAACCCTGCCGCATCAGCCGATTACTCTGTCAGTGAGTGTCTGGATCCTCTTTCCGTTGTTGATGGTGATCTCTTCCAAACGTTCAAACCTTGTTGCGGTGGCAATTTCAGCGCTTATTGTGTTGACGTTGCAGGTCGGCATCATGTCGACGCAAACCTCAGGTAAGTTGGAAGGTTCAGCGGTGATGACAGGTTTTCAAACTCTGGCGGTTATCTTCATTTGGTGGTCTGCGAGTCACTGGAAACCAGCCAAGGAGCATCGCTGGTGGGTATTGGTGTTACTTCTTCCGCTCTGGGTGGCGCAGTTTACTTACGGTATTTTGTTTGCCTTGTCGGCGATAGGGATAATGTCGTCGTTGGAAAGTTTGTTAAGAAACAAAAGCTTCAAATGGGGAAAACTGATGTGTTGGACTTTGCCAACAGTGGGCTTTGCCGCCTTGGTCATTAGCCCGCAAGTTGAAGTTCCTAATCCTGTTTTCGTGGTCTGGCTGTGCTTACTTGGTACAGCATGGATTACCGACTACGTGCTTCAAACTGCGGAGTATAACGAAGAAATATGA
- a CDS encoding DNA base-flipping protein, whose product MDQFLAQIFAVIQQIPTGKITSYGEVAKMAGYPGYARHVGKALGNLPEGSKLPWHRVVNSQGQISLKGNDLERQKKRLHAEGVECSEQGKINLRKYKWQP is encoded by the coding sequence ATGGATCAGTTTTTAGCGCAAATCTTTGCAGTAATTCAACAAATTCCCACAGGAAAAATTACGAGTTACGGCGAAGTCGCCAAAATGGCGGGTTATCCAGGCTATGCGCGCCATGTCGGCAAAGCTCTGGGCAACTTACCCGAAGGTTCAAAGCTACCATGGCATCGTGTGGTCAACAGTCAGGGTCAAATTTCATTAAAAGGAAATGACTTAGAAAGACAAAAAAAACGGCTGCATGCTGAAGGTGTGGAATGCAGTGAACAAGGAAAAATAAACCTCCGAAAATACAAATGGCAACCGTAA
- a CDS encoding YbaY family lipoprotein has product MKKALMLMASVVFGATLIGCQSEPTSQVQMQQSVTGTVAYRERILLPDNAVVTVRLQDISLADAPAKLVAEQVMETEGKQVPFAFTLDYDADTILPGHTYAVSARIEVNGKLHFTTDTVYPVINDEAKTQHRDLMLVGVGR; this is encoded by the coding sequence ATGAAAAAAGCACTGATGTTAATGGCGTCGGTTGTTTTCGGAGCGACTCTAATCGGTTGTCAATCTGAACCAACTTCACAAGTTCAAATGCAGCAATCTGTTACAGGTACGGTCGCGTATCGTGAGCGCATTCTTTTGCCAGACAACGCGGTGGTGACCGTTCGTCTGCAAGACATCTCATTGGCCGACGCACCAGCTAAACTGGTGGCGGAACAAGTGATGGAAACCGAAGGCAAGCAAGTGCCATTTGCGTTTACCCTTGATTATGATGCAGACACCATTTTACCAGGCCACACTTATGCCGTTAGCGCGCGCATTGAGGTGAACGGTAAGCTTCACTTTACAACTGATACGGTATATCCAGTGATTAACGATGAAGCGAAAACACAACACCGTGATTTGATGTTAGTGGGCGTAGGGCGATAA
- the tesB gene encoding acyl-CoA thioesterase II: MSKPLNELLSLLQLEKLEEGLFRGQSENLGLPQVYGGQVIGQALSAARYTVDPDRTVHSFHSYFLYPGDPEKPIIYDVENLRDGRSFSTRRVKAVQNGRPIFYLTASYHGEAPGFEHQNTMPDIPGPENFASESELAAKIAHFLPEKLQKTFCGEKPIEMRPVTVVNPLKPEKVEPKQYLWMKANGEIPDNQLIHQYLLGYASDWGFLVTALHPHGVSLLTPKLQVATIDHSIWFHRPFKMDEWLLYVIDSPTASNTRGLVRGEIYNRQGDLVATAVQEGVMRFTS, translated from the coding sequence ATGAGTAAACCTCTTAACGAACTGCTAAGTTTGCTGCAATTAGAGAAACTGGAAGAGGGGCTATTTCGCGGGCAAAGCGAAAACCTTGGTCTTCCTCAAGTCTATGGTGGTCAAGTGATTGGCCAAGCACTCTCAGCGGCTCGCTATACCGTAGACCCAGACCGCACCGTGCACTCATTTCATAGCTATTTCCTTTACCCTGGCGATCCGGAAAAGCCAATTATTTACGATGTCGAAAATCTACGTGATGGACGCAGTTTTAGCACCCGCAGAGTCAAAGCGGTGCAAAATGGACGCCCAATCTTTTACCTAACTGCCTCTTATCATGGTGAAGCACCTGGCTTTGAACACCAAAATACCATGCCGGATATTCCAGGGCCGGAGAACTTCGCCTCAGAATCTGAGTTAGCAGCAAAAATCGCCCATTTCCTACCGGAAAAGCTGCAGAAAACATTCTGCGGAGAGAAGCCTATCGAAATGCGTCCGGTTACCGTGGTCAACCCACTCAAACCTGAAAAAGTCGAGCCGAAACAATATCTTTGGATGAAAGCCAATGGCGAAATACCAGACAACCAACTGATCCACCAATACCTATTGGGTTACGCGTCTGACTGGGGTTTTCTTGTCACAGCTCTTCATCCTCATGGGGTTTCACTACTTACGCCAAAACTGCAAGTCGCGACTATCGACCACTCTATTTGGTTCCATCGTCCGTTTAAAATGGATGAGTGGTTGCTGTATGTTATCGACAGCCCAACTGCGAGTAATACCCGTGGTTTGGTTCGCGGTGAAATCTATAACCGCCAAGGCGATTTGGTTGCGACTGCCGTTCAAGAAGGGGTTATGCGCTTTACCAGCTAG
- a CDS encoding PLP-dependent cysteine synthase family protein, whose protein sequence is MPNHHDWINNAVRKIEADYQRSADTHLIKLDLPSIQGIDIYLKDESTHPTGSLKHRLARSLFLYALSNGWIDENTTIIESSSGSTAVSEAYFARLLGLPFIAVVPQKTARKKIEQIEFYGGKAHFVERSDQIYAESRRLAKELNGHYMDQFTYAERATDWRGNNNIADSIFNQMKLEDHPVPTWVVMSPGTGGTSATIGRFIRYQKHTTRLCVVDPEHSVFYDYYQTRNCDITSDQGSRIEGIGRPRVEPSFIAGVVDEMRKIPDAASVATAQWLETLLGRKVGASTGTNLYGALQLACEMKQRGETGSIVTLLCDSGERYLDTYYNPSWVAENIGDLQPYLDKLAVIETTGCC, encoded by the coding sequence ATGCCTAATCACCATGACTGGATCAACAATGCGGTACGTAAAATCGAAGCAGATTACCAACGCTCGGCCGACACGCACCTAATTAAACTCGATTTACCTAGTATTCAGGGTATCGATATCTATTTAAAAGACGAAAGTACCCACCCAACGGGTTCACTGAAACACCGTCTCGCTCGTTCACTATTTCTCTATGCACTCAGTAATGGCTGGATTGACGAGAACACAACCATTATTGAATCCTCCTCTGGTAGCACCGCGGTTTCAGAAGCCTACTTTGCTCGACTACTTGGCTTACCCTTTATCGCTGTCGTGCCACAAAAGACCGCACGAAAAAAAATCGAACAAATCGAATTTTACGGTGGTAAAGCCCATTTTGTAGAACGTTCTGACCAAATTTATGCCGAGTCCCGCCGTTTGGCTAAAGAGTTGAATGGTCACTATATGGATCAGTTCACTTATGCAGAACGCGCGACAGATTGGCGCGGTAACAACAACATCGCGGATTCGATCTTCAACCAAATGAAACTCGAAGATCATCCAGTACCAACTTGGGTTGTGATGAGCCCGGGCACTGGCGGTACATCAGCAACGATTGGACGATTTATTCGTTATCAGAAACATACCACTCGTCTGTGCGTCGTTGATCCAGAACATTCCGTATTCTATGACTACTACCAAACAAGAAACTGTGACATTACCTCTGATCAAGGCAGTCGAATTGAAGGTATTGGCCGTCCGCGCGTTGAGCCAAGCTTTATCGCAGGCGTGGTCGATGAAATGCGAAAAATCCCCGATGCCGCCTCAGTTGCCACCGCGCAATGGCTAGAAACGCTGCTGGGTAGAAAAGTAGGTGCCTCCACCGGCACCAATCTTTATGGCGCTTTACAATTAGCGTGCGAAATGAAGCAGCGTGGTGAGACAGGTTCGATCGTCACTCTATTATGTGACAGTGGCGAACGTTATTTGGATACCTATTACAACCCATCTTGGGTAGCCGAAAATATTGGCGATCTGCAACCCTATCTCGACAAACTCGCCGTAATTGAAACGACGGGTTGTTGCTAG
- a CDS encoding histidine phosphatase family protein, protein MKLVLLRHGETSWNIERRIHGWLDSPLTPAAIEQINHIQLPTAASFVVWSSDLGRAAHTAQILADKLGTQVRYDVRLRERNFGLLQGEQIDKKPQLKAAWQWYHQRYHKPCNGEFCVEDESVFEHRIRTFLSGLSSGHAQDLVVVVGHGEWLRAALNLINGRVSWHQGDGIIKQAEPIFFDCLPPALSEA, encoded by the coding sequence TTGAAACTGGTCTTGTTACGCCATGGGGAGACAAGTTGGAACATCGAGCGTCGTATTCATGGGTGGCTTGATAGTCCTTTAACTCCAGCAGCTATTGAGCAAATCAATCATATTCAGCTTCCCACTGCCGCCAGTTTTGTGGTGTGGAGTAGTGACTTGGGGCGTGCGGCTCACACCGCGCAAATTCTTGCCGATAAGTTGGGCACACAAGTTAGGTATGACGTTCGCTTGCGTGAGCGTAACTTTGGCTTGCTGCAAGGTGAGCAGATTGATAAAAAACCGCAGTTAAAAGCCGCTTGGCAATGGTATCACCAGCGCTATCACAAGCCGTGTAATGGCGAGTTTTGCGTTGAGGACGAGAGCGTGTTTGAGCATCGAATTCGCACATTTCTCTCGGGTTTATCATCTGGCCATGCGCAGGATTTAGTGGTGGTTGTCGGACATGGGGAGTGGTTGCGGGCAGCGCTCAACCTGATTAATGGTCGCGTGTCATGGCATCAAGGTGACGGGATTATCAAGCAAGCAGAACCTATCTTTTTCGACTGTCTACCTCCAGCTTTAAGTGAAGCCTAA
- a CDS encoding cobyrinate a,c-diamide synthase, protein MNPDISNSTKVCCPALVVAAPSSGSGKTTVVAAIARYFTNQGKRVRVFKTGPDFIDPDFLAFASRHPVYQLDFWMCGEEHCKAMIAKAAQQADLILIEGVMGMFDGQCSSADIAATLGIPVLAVIDAGAMAQTFGAIAYGLAHFRSDIDMYGVFANRVGSSAHAQMLKDSLPHSLAFCGYLPKNSGLTLPERHLGLVRASELDDLDQRLDLAAALLAEHGDIHMPPAIEFEALAENPIPRQLVGVTIAIARDNTFCFLYQANLELLEQMGAKIVYFSPLAREGLPDCDALYLPGGYPELYLDKLASNTQLYAQIAQHIETNKPVLAECGGMLFLNKTLTDCSDQIGDMCGVLDAHSRMENSLQALGLVEGVFEASLHDAALRGHTFHYSKTDSNEEVLCHPISQRGKKLDPVWIHRKVVASYVHWYFPYNAALTAKIFKGEI, encoded by the coding sequence ATGAACCCTGACATATCTAATTCAACCAAGGTCTGCTGTCCTGCGCTGGTCGTTGCTGCCCCTAGTTCTGGCAGTGGAAAAACGACGGTGGTGGCAGCGATTGCTCGCTACTTTACAAATCAGGGCAAGAGAGTGCGGGTGTTTAAAACTGGACCAGACTTTATTGACCCAGACTTTTTAGCGTTTGCGTCTCGTCATCCGGTCTATCAACTGGATTTTTGGATGTGTGGCGAAGAACATTGTAAAGCGATGATCGCCAAAGCGGCGCAGCAAGCGGACTTAATTCTGATTGAAGGTGTCATGGGGATGTTTGATGGTCAGTGCTCCAGTGCAGATATTGCGGCAACATTGGGTATTCCCGTGTTGGCTGTGATTGATGCAGGTGCAATGGCTCAGACCTTTGGTGCGATAGCTTATGGGCTGGCGCATTTCCGTTCAGACATTGATATGTATGGTGTGTTTGCCAATCGAGTGGGCTCATCTGCTCACGCTCAAATGCTAAAAGATTCGCTGCCACACTCATTAGCTTTTTGTGGCTATCTTCCAAAAAATAGTGGCCTAACTTTACCCGAGCGACATCTTGGACTCGTACGAGCTTCAGAGTTGGACGACCTTGATCAAAGGCTCGATCTTGCGGCTGCGCTGCTTGCCGAGCATGGGGATATCCATATGCCACCGGCAATTGAATTTGAAGCGCTTGCTGAAAATCCTATCCCCCGGCAGTTGGTAGGTGTGACCATTGCGATTGCTCGAGACAATACGTTTTGCTTTCTCTACCAAGCTAATCTTGAACTGCTTGAGCAGATGGGGGCAAAGATCGTTTACTTTTCACCACTTGCTAGAGAGGGGCTTCCGGATTGTGATGCGCTGTATCTACCGGGCGGCTATCCAGAGTTATATCTTGATAAGCTGGCAAGTAACACTCAGTTGTACGCTCAGATTGCGCAGCATATCGAGACCAACAAACCGGTGCTTGCCGAATGCGGCGGTATGCTTTTTTTGAATAAAACCCTAACAGATTGCAGTGACCAGATTGGCGATATGTGTGGGGTGTTGGATGCACACTCACGAATGGAGAACTCACTGCAAGCGCTGGGCTTGGTAGAAGGGGTATTTGAGGCAAGCTTGCATGATGCAGCATTGCGAGGACACACATTCCATTATTCAAAAACAGACTCGAATGAAGAGGTGTTATGTCATCCTATCTCACAAAGAGGAAAGAAACTTGATCCGGTGTGGATTCACCGCAAAGTGGTGGCATCGTATGTTCATTGGTATTTCCCTTATAACGCTGCGTTGACAGCGAAAATTTTCAAAGGTGAGATTTGA
- the cobD gene encoding threonine-phosphate decarboxylase CobD, producing the protein MAIDHGGKLNQFARKYHSDPKDWLDLSTGVSPFPYPVESIPLSVWNRLPEVDDGLAVAAKEYYGAPCSPLAVAGTQAAIMVLPKLVTLSLGRCGTVALPRIGYKEHQHAWQEMRLGENQWRVELYDDLQSQQQIEHCDVVVIIHPNNPNGRCYQPSELMHLGDIMTKKGGFLVVDEAFVDCTPNVSLFNHMQERMLSGVIVLRSVGKFFGLAGARVGFVFAQQTTLDQMQDLLGPWTVAGPARWAVKQALLNRDWQTQARKNIHFASQALNRLLDQYLPSERVGTDLFTTVYLHDARQCHEWLCQSRVLTRLCDENNALRFGLPANPQQFATLEAALLKLSERRNRALDLPQGDNG; encoded by the coding sequence ATGGCGATAGATCACGGGGGCAAGCTCAATCAATTTGCCCGAAAATATCACAGTGATCCAAAGGATTGGCTTGATCTTTCAACAGGGGTTAGCCCTTTTCCTTATCCTGTTGAGAGCATTCCTTTGTCGGTATGGAATCGTTTACCAGAGGTAGACGATGGCTTGGCTGTCGCTGCGAAAGAATACTACGGCGCGCCTTGCTCACCCTTGGCCGTTGCGGGGACACAAGCCGCAATTATGGTGTTGCCCAAGTTGGTCACTTTATCATTGGGACGATGTGGCACTGTCGCACTACCGCGTATAGGTTACAAAGAACATCAACATGCTTGGCAAGAAATGCGCTTGGGTGAGAATCAATGGCGTGTGGAACTCTATGATGACTTGCAATCCCAGCAGCAAATTGAGCACTGTGATGTGGTGGTGATTATTCACCCTAATAATCCCAATGGGCGATGTTACCAGCCTTCGGAGTTGATGCATCTCGGTGACATCATGACAAAAAAGGGCGGTTTTTTGGTTGTTGATGAGGCGTTTGTCGACTGCACGCCAAATGTCTCGCTGTTTAATCATATGCAAGAAAGGATGTTGTCTGGCGTTATTGTGCTGCGCTCGGTCGGGAAGTTTTTTGGCTTGGCAGGCGCGCGGGTCGGTTTCGTTTTTGCTCAGCAAACAACGCTTGACCAAATGCAGGATCTCCTTGGACCATGGACTGTAGCGGGCCCCGCACGTTGGGCCGTTAAACAAGCGTTACTAAATAGGGATTGGCAAACCCAAGCGCGGAAAAACATCCACTTTGCTTCGCAAGCCTTAAATCGGCTACTCGACCAATATTTACCGTCAGAGAGAGTGGGAACCGATCTATTTACCACAGTCTACTTACACGATGCACGTCAGTGCCATGAGTGGTTGTGTCAAAGCCGAGTACTAACCCGACTGTGTGATGAGAACAACGCATTGCGTTTTGGTCTGCCGGCAAATCCACAGCAGTTTGCAACACTTGAAGCGGCGCTGCTCAAACTCTCTGAGCGTCGCAACAGAGCGCTCGACTTACCCCAAGGAGACAATGGATGA
- the cbiB gene encoding adenosylcobinamide-phosphate synthase CbiB has protein sequence MSDLNIMAGIGIGDAPLLVAALIVVGALWLDYWLGEPSKYHPLVGFGAFANAVEKRCRGFSALNVRLQGVLAWSVSVLPWVAICNLALGEIESQSPSLWLVLNIVILSMTIGGRSLLDHAQAIFVPLKAGDLEGARYAVSMIVSRNTDKMGEKEMASSAIESVLENGNDAVFAPVVWFLILGAPGAVLFRLANTLDAMWGYKTERYFHFGWCAARIDDVLGWAPARVTALFYAIQGSFFTALRCWRLQARQCSSPNGGVVMTAGAGALKVTIGGPTYYHGVLHDKKPMGIGSVATWREIPLANQLVFRGSLYFSHGLLIMAWLCR, from the coding sequence ATGAGTGATCTCAATATCATGGCAGGTATAGGCATCGGTGACGCGCCATTATTGGTCGCAGCGCTGATTGTTGTTGGCGCACTGTGGCTTGACTATTGGTTGGGTGAGCCAAGCAAGTACCACCCGTTGGTGGGATTTGGTGCCTTTGCTAATGCGGTTGAAAAACGCTGCCGGGGTTTCAGCGCGCTCAACGTCCGTTTGCAAGGCGTGCTGGCATGGTCAGTTAGCGTTTTGCCTTGGGTCGCAATCTGCAATCTCGCTCTGGGCGAGATTGAATCACAATCCCCATCTCTTTGGTTAGTGCTAAACATAGTCATTCTATCGATGACTATTGGGGGCAGAAGTTTGCTCGACCATGCGCAAGCGATTTTTGTCCCGTTGAAAGCAGGTGACCTTGAAGGTGCGCGCTATGCCGTCTCAATGATTGTGAGTCGCAATACCGACAAGATGGGTGAAAAAGAGATGGCTTCTTCTGCGATTGAGTCGGTGTTGGAAAATGGTAACGACGCCGTGTTTGCACCGGTCGTGTGGTTTTTAATCCTCGGTGCGCCTGGAGCGGTTTTGTTTCGTCTTGCCAATACTTTAGATGCGATGTGGGGCTATAAAACGGAGCGCTATTTTCACTTTGGATGGTGCGCCGCTCGAATAGACGATGTTTTGGGTTGGGCTCCTGCTCGAGTGACAGCGTTGTTCTACGCGATTCAAGGTAGCTTCTTCACTGCGCTTCGATGCTGGAGGCTGCAAGCGAGACAGTGCAGTAGTCCTAATGGTGGAGTCGTGATGACAGCCGGAGCCGGAGCGTTAAAAGTCACTATTGGTGGACCGACTTATTATCATGGTGTATTGCACGACAAGAAACCGATGGGGATTGGCTCTGTCGCAACTTGGCGAGAAATTCCACTGGCGAATCAACTAGTCTTTCGAGGCAGCCTCTATTTCAGCCATGGTTTGTTGATTATGGCATGGCTATGTCGCTAA
- the cobM gene encoding precorrin-4 C(11)-methyltransferase gives MKVYFIGAGPGDPDLITVKGAKLVETCPVILYAGSLVPKAVIERAHPDALVLNSADMDLDEITAVYQQAQQNNQDVARVQTGDLSIYSSLAEQTRRLNQLGIDWQVIPGVSSFQASAAALGQELTLPEECQTIILSRASGRTPVPDKENLKSLAQHEATLCLFLSATLIRKVVRELSEVYPQNWPVCVVEKASHPEQRIIRGTLADIAEKMHQAKIRSTAMIIVSKVFAIDDFVDSKLYDPSFSHGCRKAKVIDE, from the coding sequence ATGAAGGTTTACTTTATTGGTGCTGGGCCGGGTGACCCCGACTTAATCACCGTAAAAGGGGCTAAGTTAGTGGAAACATGCCCAGTGATTCTCTATGCGGGCAGTTTGGTGCCCAAAGCGGTGATTGAACGTGCCCACCCTGACGCCTTAGTGCTCAACTCGGCAGATATGGATCTTGATGAGATAACCGCTGTTTATCAACAAGCGCAGCAAAATAATCAAGATGTGGCTCGGGTACAAACTGGCGATCTTTCTATTTATTCATCATTGGCTGAGCAAACTCGCCGTTTGAATCAACTGGGTATCGATTGGCAAGTGATTCCAGGTGTCTCATCTTTTCAGGCATCCGCCGCGGCGCTTGGGCAGGAACTCACCTTGCCGGAGGAGTGTCAGACTATCATTTTGAGTCGAGCATCCGGGCGAACTCCTGTGCCAGACAAGGAGAACTTAAAATCTCTTGCTCAACATGAAGCGACGCTGTGCTTGTTCTTAAGTGCGACACTGATTCGAAAAGTTGTGCGAGAGCTGAGTGAGGTCTATCCGCAAAACTGGCCAGTTTGTGTGGTCGAAAAGGCCTCTCATCCTGAGCAGAGGATCATTCGAGGAACGCTGGCCGATATTGCTGAGAAAATGCATCAGGCTAAGATTCGCTCGACGGCGATGATTATTGTCAGCAAGGTGTTTGCAATTGATGACTTCGTTGATTCCAAGTTGTATGACCCTAGCTTCTCGCATGGATGTCGCAAAGCGAAAGTGATTGATGAGTGA